From a single Thermomicrobiales bacterium genomic region:
- a CDS encoding aminotransferase class III-fold pyridoxal phosphate-dependent enzyme: MVLIDQERTPVIYRDLQRAYPTVVRGEGIYLWDSTGKRYIDGSAGSSSVANIGHGVPEILEAMVAQAQQLAYSPTHAFSTEAIEACARTVVEEFAPAGLERVWFVSGGSEATENAVKIALQYQRDRGKGTKQLVIGRWQSFHGATLAALSYGGNAGRRKKYQGMLSPAEHIWPCYSYRNATGDEMAYGLAMADQLHYVLSQVGSENVAAFIAEPVVGATLGAVPATAGYFERIREICDAHDILFIADEVMTGFGRTGRKFGIDHWDATPDLIACAKGISGGYTPLGAVLVRPEIVGQVRGTGGSFVIGHTAGGNPLSTAIGKAVLDYTVKHRLVDNSERVGSYFRSQLVALMDAHPIIGDVRGLGLMQGVELVANRETKAPFPVELGVSKRIGEATLERGMVSYPGQGTVDGVVGDHLLYTPPLIITTEQIDEMIAILDESIGAVERELGVAA; the protein is encoded by the coding sequence GTGGTGCTGATCGATCAGGAGCGGACGCCGGTTATCTATCGCGATCTGCAGCGGGCGTATCCGACCGTCGTGCGGGGCGAAGGGATCTATCTCTGGGATTCGACCGGCAAGCGCTATATCGATGGGTCGGCAGGGAGCTCGTCGGTGGCGAACATCGGACACGGCGTGCCGGAGATCCTCGAGGCGATGGTTGCGCAGGCGCAGCAGTTGGCCTACTCACCGACTCATGCCTTCTCGACCGAGGCGATCGAAGCGTGCGCCCGGACAGTCGTGGAGGAGTTCGCGCCGGCCGGGCTGGAACGGGTGTGGTTCGTCTCCGGTGGATCGGAAGCGACCGAGAATGCGGTCAAGATCGCGCTGCAATATCAGCGTGACCGCGGAAAGGGCACCAAGCAACTGGTGATCGGGCGCTGGCAGAGTTTCCATGGCGCGACGCTGGCGGCATTGAGCTATGGGGGCAATGCCGGACGGCGCAAGAAGTATCAGGGGATGCTCTCGCCAGCAGAGCATATTTGGCCATGCTATTCCTATAGAAATGCAACTGGCGACGAAATGGCCTACGGTCTGGCCATGGCCGACCAGCTTCACTATGTTCTGAGCCAGGTTGGTTCGGAGAATGTCGCGGCCTTTATCGCAGAACCGGTGGTCGGCGCGACCCTGGGCGCGGTGCCAGCGACCGCAGGGTATTTCGAACGAATCCGGGAGATTTGCGACGCGCACGACATCCTGTTCATCGCCGATGAGGTGATGACGGGATTTGGGCGCACCGGGCGCAAGTTCGGGATCGATCATTGGGACGCAACGCCCGATCTCATCGCGTGCGCGAAGGGCATTTCTGGCGGCTACACCCCATTGGGCGCTGTGCTGGTGCGGCCCGAGATCGTGGGGCAGGTGCGCGGTACAGGCGGATCGTTTGTGATCGGGCATACCGCCGGCGGCAATCCGCTTTCCACCGCTATCGGCAAAGCGGTCCTCGACTACACGGTGAAGCACCGGCTCGTCGATAACTCCGAGAGGGTTGGTTCGTATTTCCGTTCGCAGCTGGTGGCGCTCATGGATGCGCATCCAATCATTGGCGATGTGCGCGGGTTGGGGTTGATGCAGGGAGTCGAACTGGTAGCAAATCGAGAGACGAAAGCGCCGTTCCCGGTGGAGCTCGGGGTCAGCAAGCGCATCGGCGAGGCGACGCTGGAACGCGGCATGGTTTCGTATCCCGGTCAGGGCACGGTCGATGGTGTGGTCGGCGATCACCTGCTCTACACCCCGCCGTTGATCATCACGACCGAACAGATCGACGAGATGATCGCGATTCTGGACGAGTCGATCGGCGCAGTGGAGCGCGAGCTGGGCGTGGCGGCGTGA
- a CDS encoding MMPL family transporter — MLVPSTAKISASSARHPWRTIGVWLAMLVAGAICAGIFLSGALTTEVRLLDNPESNQGRDLLERRMGFETPLTETIVVTSDSLTVDDPEFKQVVDGVFTQLGTLTDLVDQDPTKTVNYYLAAQAPDPAAAAQAESLVSEDRSTLLIPVTLIGELDDVHDRAEEYLQAIGSHASDAVAVHSVGDMTTNETFNTVSEEDLQRAEIIGLPIALLVLMLVFGAVVAALVPVGMALAAVAVATGIAAIVGIRFELSFFIINMISVIGLAVGIDYALFVIERYREERRRGRSKPDAIEVAGGTATKAVVFSGLTVVFALIGLFLMPNSIFRSLGLGAILAVMVSVVAVLTLIPAVISLLGDRIDWPRRRDYDAMDHAKVIHDEEVEQAHGFWGRAAHLVMARPWPALVLGAGVLLALSIPFFSMQTGFAGVESLPESDVKDAFTVLEGKFTAGRLAPVDFVIDAPKNAETEAAVEELAGLLASEPGMAAVGPVVWNEAGDLAHIQATLSTPPNDEASYDVIRHLRSDSIPSSFPSEMGTVYVSGQTAGYVDFINTTNTWTPRVFLFVLGLSFLLLMVAFRSVVVPATAIVMNLLSVGAAYGVLVLVFQRGHLTGLLGFDQTPVVEAWIPIFLFCVLFGLSMDYQVFLLSRIREFYDETGRNRESVAHGVESTARIITGAALIMVVVFLGFSTGRLVFLQQVGFGLAVAILLDATIVRTVLVPAVMRILGKWNWYLPSWLEWLPDLRIEGSAPPVEPNTSRETESAGIPGTGEAQAAGD, encoded by the coding sequence ATGTTGGTTCCTTCGACGGCGAAAATCTCGGCCAGTAGCGCCCGGCATCCGTGGCGAACGATCGGTGTTTGGTTGGCGATGCTGGTGGCCGGCGCGATCTGTGCCGGCATCTTCCTTTCTGGCGCTCTGACCACCGAAGTCCGCTTGCTGGACAACCCTGAATCGAATCAGGGGCGCGATCTGCTCGAGCGTCGCATGGGCTTCGAGACGCCGCTGACGGAGACGATTGTCGTCACCTCCGATAGTCTGACGGTCGACGATCCTGAGTTCAAGCAGGTGGTGGACGGTGTTTTCACGCAGTTGGGAACGCTGACCGATCTCGTGGATCAGGATCCGACGAAGACGGTGAACTACTACCTGGCGGCGCAGGCTCCGGATCCAGCAGCGGCGGCGCAGGCGGAATCCCTGGTCTCTGAGGACCGCTCGACCCTCTTGATTCCGGTGACGCTGATCGGCGAGCTGGACGATGTGCACGATCGAGCCGAGGAATATCTCCAGGCAATCGGCTCGCACGCCAGCGACGCGGTGGCGGTGCACAGCGTTGGCGACATGACGACCAATGAGACATTCAACACCGTCTCGGAAGAGGATCTCCAGCGGGCGGAGATCATTGGCTTGCCGATCGCGCTGCTGGTGCTGATGCTGGTGTTCGGCGCGGTGGTGGCCGCGCTGGTGCCGGTGGGAATGGCGCTGGCGGCGGTGGCGGTTGCCACCGGGATCGCGGCGATCGTCGGAATTCGTTTCGAGCTCTCCTTCTTCATCATCAACATGATTTCGGTAATCGGGCTCGCAGTCGGAATCGACTACGCGCTGTTCGTGATCGAGCGATATCGGGAAGAGCGGCGCCGGGGACGGTCCAAGCCGGATGCAATCGAGGTGGCCGGAGGGACCGCGACCAAAGCGGTGGTCTTCTCAGGGTTGACCGTGGTCTTTGCCCTTATCGGGCTCTTCCTGATGCCGAATTCGATCTTCCGCAGTCTCGGGCTGGGCGCGATCCTGGCGGTGATGGTGTCGGTGGTGGCGGTGCTGACCCTGATTCCGGCTGTGATCAGCTTGCTGGGCGACCGGATCGACTGGCCGCGCCGGCGCGACTATGACGCCATGGACCATGCCAAGGTGATCCACGACGAAGAGGTCGAGCAGGCGCATGGCTTCTGGGGGCGGGCGGCGCATCTGGTGATGGCACGTCCGTGGCCGGCGCTGGTGCTGGGCGCGGGAGTGCTGCTGGCGCTCTCGATACCCTTCTTCAGCATGCAGACCGGGTTTGCCGGTGTGGAATCGCTCCCGGAGAGCGATGTCAAGGACGCATTCACCGTGCTGGAGGGGAAGTTCACCGCCGGTCGGTTGGCGCCGGTCGATTTCGTGATCGATGCGCCGAAGAACGCGGAGACCGAGGCTGCTGTCGAAGAGTTGGCCGGGTTGCTGGCCAGCGAGCCGGGAATGGCGGCAGTGGGCCCGGTGGTCTGGAACGAAGCTGGCGATCTGGCGCACATTCAGGCGACGCTCAGCACACCTCCCAATGACGAAGCGTCGTATGACGTGATTCGGCATCTGCGGAGCGACTCGATTCCGTCGTCGTTCCCGAGTGAAATGGGGACGGTCTACGTTTCGGGGCAAACGGCCGGGTACGTCGACTTCATCAACACGACCAATACCTGGACGCCGCGCGTTTTCCTCTTCGTGCTCGGATTGAGCTTCCTGCTGCTGATGGTGGCGTTCCGGTCGGTGGTCGTTCCGGCCACGGCGATCGTGATGAATCTGCTGTCGGTCGGGGCGGCCTATGGCGTGCTGGTGCTGGTTTTCCAGCGTGGGCATCTCACCGGGCTGCTCGGGTTCGATCAGACACCGGTAGTGGAGGCGTGGATTCCGATTTTCCTCTTCTGCGTGCTCTTTGGACTTTCGATGGACTACCAGGTCTTCCTGCTGAGCCGTATTCGCGAGTTCTATGACGAGACCGGGAGAAACCGTGAATCGGTGGCGCATGGGGTCGAATCGACGGCGCGCATCATCACCGGGGCGGCGCTGATCATGGTGGTGGTCTTCCTGGGATTCAGCACCGGGCGGCTGGTCTTCCTGCAACAGGTGGGATTCGGTCTGGCGGTGGCGATCCTGCTCGATGCCACGATCGTGCGAACGGTGCTGGTGCCGGCAGTGATGCGCATTCTGGGCAAATGGAACTGGTACTTGCCGAGCTGGCTCGAATGGCTGCCCGATCTGCGGATCGAGGGATCGGCTCCACCGGTGGAGCCGAACACGTCGCGTGAGACAGAGAGCGCGGGCATCCCGGGCACAGGCGAGGCGCAGGCGGCAGGGGACTAA